The Elgaria multicarinata webbii isolate HBS135686 ecotype San Diego chromosome 4, rElgMul1.1.pri, whole genome shotgun sequence genome contains a region encoding:
- the ESCO2 gene encoding N-acetyltransferase ESCO2: MGLPKDPGHFPEEMAAVTPRKRKRHSDGLQVVHANPVKKLMMEFIEELPVVKMPTHHGFISPAEQTSSFRDECKENQHSPQRSTRSQKLDTSPLQTANVPRGIRRESPQRMSPESSTTYSSIVPTSFFYSKGKQFQSLLERKLANESHPLRPRNDDGNLPIDNKTETTQIKVLKARKPSSKTSKRPAASRQAKTLPRNTKKAKLEIASPKPVEGKETCAVEKKMDAPFKVLSMKFKPVLKLQTGAAFFATGKKWQSGSKKVLSSPPSLHSDRKSIVKEKQDKSLSHTKFLSTKSKANEAGGKGSHVNGFLKRGGNDNTEEGEKLIQNASQYKEAMCELDNRLLQTSRDCPKVLTQKETDAGTQGFEENSRGSPRNMDKHKNNSSMSSLTDSIHPLFSTPSSNKKRARALPDEQLSLVELSPVVQKAPAIPKASKKTKELSKSLNDQMVIDAGQKHFGATVCKSCGMVYSAANPEDEGHHVQYHQRFLDGIKYVSWKNEHVVAEFWDGKILLILQDDPKYAIKKAEDVRELVDNELGFKQVALTYPSQIQTYLFVSEKKIVGCLIAEPVRQAFRVLSEPTTTLASPTKNNLEHQRAWRCSTKPEKVFCGISRIWVFSLMRRRCIATRLVDVIRRTFLFGSYLGTNEIAFSDPTPDGKLFAAKYCKTPNFLVYNFVS; this comes from the exons ATGGGGCTGCCGAAGGACCCAGG GCACTTTCCTGAGGAAATGGCAGCTGTTACTCCAAGAAAAAGAAAGCGCCATTCTGATGG CTTGCAGGTTGTTCATGCGAATCCAGTGAAAAAACTGATGATGGAATTCATTGAAGAGCTGCCAGTGGTTAAGATGCCTACACATCACGGTTTTATATCTCCAGCAGAGCAAACATCAAGTTTTCGAGATGAATGCAAAGAAAACCAACATTCACCTCAAAGATCAACCAGATCACAGAAACTTGATACTTCTCCACTACAGACAGCCAATGTGCCAAGGGGTATACGAAGGGAGTCCCCTCAGAGAATGTCTCCAGAGTCTAGTACCACATACAGTTCAATTGTGCCCACGAGCTTCTTTTACAGCAAAGGGAAGCAATTCCAAAGCCTACTGGAGAGGAAACTGGCAAACGAGAGCCATCCTCTTAGACCAAGAAATGATGATGGAAACCTCCCTATTGATAACAAGACAGAGACAACACAGATAAAAGTTttgaaagccaggaaaccaagtTCAAAAACATCCAAGCGCCCAGCTGCTTctaggcaggcaaagactttgcCAAGAAACACCAAAAAAGCCAAATTAGAGATTGCTTCTCCCAAGCCAGTTGAGGGAAAAGAGACTTGTGCTgtggaaaagaaaatggatgCTCCTTTCAAAGTCTTAAGTATGAAATTCAAACCTGTGCTGAAACTCCAAACAGGGGCAGCATTCTTTGCTACTGGAAAGAAGTGGCAATCTGGTTCTAAGAAAGTACTTTCATCTCCACCATCCCTCCATTCTGACAGAAAGTCCATAGTAAAAGAGAAACAGGACAAATCTCTGAGCCATACTAAGTTCTTGTCcactaaaagcaaagcaaatgaagCTGGTGGGAAAGGAAGTCATGTAAATGGGTtcctaaaaagggggggaaatgataaCACGGAGGAAGGTGAGAAACTGATACAGAATGCAAGCCAATATAAGGAGGCCATGTGTGAATTGGATAATAGGCTCCTACAAACTTCTCGTGATTGCCCAAAGGTCCTGACTCAAAAGGAAACTGATGCTGGGACCCAG GGCTTTGAAGAAAACTCTCGGGGTTCACCTAGAAATATGGACAAGCATAAGAATAACTCCTCCA TGTCATCTTTGACAGACAGCATCCATCCTTTATTCAGTACGCCTTCCAGCAACAAAAAAAG GGCACGGGCTCTCCCAGATGAGCAGCTTTCACTTGTGGAGCTCAGTCCAGTAGTACAGAAGGCTCCTGCCATACCGAAAGCCAGCAAGAAGACAAAAGAACTGAGCAAAAGCTTAAACGATCAGATGGTCATT GATGCTGGTCAGAAACATTTTGGTGCCACTGTCTGCAAATCATGTGGCATGGTCTACTCAGCTGCCAACCCAGAGGATGAAGGGCATCATGTCCAGTATCATCAGAGGTTCCTTGATGGAATAAAATATGTG AGCTGGAAGAACGAACATGTGGTTGCAGAATTCTGGGATGGGAAAATCCTCTTGATCCTGCAGGATGATCCCAAATATGCCATCAAGAAG GCTGAAGATGTACGGGAACTTGTAGATAATGAACTTGGATTTAAACAAGTGGCATTAACCTATCCAAGCCAGATCCAAACGTACCTTTTTGTATCTGAGAAGAAGATAGTTGGCTGTTTAATTGCTGAGCCAGTCAGGCAG GCTTTTCGAGTGCTATCAGAGCCGACAACAACATTGGCGTCTCCTACTAAGAACAACCTGGAGCATCAGCGGGCTTGGCGCTGCTCAACAAAGCCGGAGAAGGTGTTCTGCGGGATCAGCCGAATCTGGGTGTTCAGCCTGATGCGGAGAAGGTGCATTGCCACTCGTCTGGTGGATGTGATCAG GCGTACGTTCTTATTTGGCTCTTACCTAGGCACCAATGAAATCGCCTTTTCAGATCCAACACCAGATGGCAAGCTATTTGCAGCCAAGTATTGTAAAACGCCCAACTTCCTTGTTTATAATTTCGTTAGTTAA
- the CCDC25 gene encoding coiled-coil domain-containing protein 25 — MVFYFTSNVVPAAYTIYMGKDKYENEDLIKYGWPEDVWFHVDKLSSAHVYLRLHKGQTMDDIPKEVLIDCAHLVKANSIQGCKMNNVNVVYTSWANLKKTADMDVGQIGFHRQKDVKILTVEKKVNEILNRLEKTKVERFPDLEAEKEGRDREERNEKKAQIQEMKRKEKEEVKKKKEMEELRNYSSLMKAENMSSNQDGNDSDDFM; from the exons ATGGTGTTCTACTTCACGTCCAACG tTGTTCCTGCCGCTTACACAATTTATATGGGAAAAGATAAATATGAAA ATGAAGACCTAATAAAATATGGCTGGCCTGAAGATGTTTG GTTTCATGTGGACAAGCTCTCTTCCGCGCACGTGTACCTCCGGCTACACAAG GGGCAGACGATGGATGATATCCCGAAGGAGGTCTTGATAGATTGTGCACACCTTGTGAAGGCCAACAGCATCCAAG GCTGCAAAATGAACAACGTCAACGTGGTGTACACCTCGTGGGCCAACCTGAAGAAAACGGCAGACATGGACGTGGGGCAGATTGGTTTTCACCGGCAGAAGGAC GTCAAGATATTGACGGTGGAGAAGAAAGTGAATGAGATCTTGAACCGGCTGGAGAAGACCAAAGTGGAGCGATTCCCAGACCTGGAGGCGGAGAAGGAAGGCCGCGACCGGGAAGAGAGGAACGAGAAGAAGGCCCAGATCCAAGAGATGAAGcggaaagagaaagaggaggtgaagaagaagaaagagatggAGGAGCTGAG aAATTACTCTTCCTTAATGAAGGCAGAGAACATGTCCTCCAATCAG